In a genomic window of Homalodisca vitripennis isolate AUS2020 unplaced genomic scaffold, UT_GWSS_2.1 ScUCBcl_3027;HRSCAF=8273, whole genome shotgun sequence:
- the LOC124372375 gene encoding zinc finger BED domain-containing protein 4-like, with protein MNRKQKTSYLWSYFTTTDPVSKIARCDLCGQLASFKTTVSNLRKHLERKHTTVALPPPGGKHLPVSNVVEPLAVPSLASTLNRTTSNTNIAMQNVNSDNIATNSSMCNIVPNNQPSIRSFIPQQKKISETQKKKLDKLLLNVFVQDYQPFSVVEDEGFKKFVNGLNPNYVLPNRKTISSSMIPAEYEMCLNAVRQEMLTVSNVTLTTDTWTSSNTESYMALTSHHISNDFELKSILLECSVIRSSHTSVNLAVEIDKIVKKFHLEGKIMIIVSDNASNIVGAITNELKLKHFGCFAHTINLILQDALKVCQSLTDRIKAIWLLINKEIPVLTEDEWKTCSELVMVLEPFEEVTRNISGENYLTASQVIGFINGLVSVCNKMRKETLSEVSKRVVDELLKGLKTRFSNIENSKTIALATLLDPRFKLAVFSDEKSAGSIKTYCTELMSAIWSKKTSTSVTSVSGSQEKDDGNQPLTKQAKFSIWADLDKMIASKKPSGSKTSAAIVEMNRYLDEECIGRSENPLLWWKQNEVFYPLLSQVVKKTFLCSGNIGPLPVLPANLPSTMAKVSVTAAAVNYPVVKKDSDYLLSLKECVTYGCLKGNHEVQRRSSLAKAALLSRKEIVLFEEPD; from the exons ATGAACAGAAAACAGAAGACTAGTTATTTGTGGTCTTACTTCACAACTACGGATCCCGTAAGTAAAATTGCTAGGTGCGATTTATGTGGTCAATTGGcaagttttaaaactacagtTTCTAACCTTAGAAAGCATTTAGAAAGAAAACATACCACTGTTGCTTTGCCACCGCCAGGAGGGAAACACTTACCGGTATCAAATGTGGTTGAACCCCTTGCTGTTCCTTCTTTGGCCTCTACTTTAAACAGGACTACATCGAACACCAACATTGCCATGCAGAATGTAAATTCTGACAACATTGCCACTAATAGTTCAATGTGTAATATTGTACCAAATAACCAACCAAGCATTAGGTCCTTCATACCTCAGCAGAAAAAAATTAGTGAAACCCAAAAGAAGAAACTAGACAAGCTCCTCTTAAATGTGTTTGTTCAAGATTACCAACCCTTTTCAGTAGTAGAGGACGAAGGTTTTAAAAAGTTCGTCAATGGTCTAAATCCAAACTATGTTCTGCCAAACAGAAAAACCATTTCATCTTCTATGATACCAGCAGAATATGAGATGTGTTTGAATGCTGTTCGACAAGAAATGCTAACAGTATCAAATGTTACTTTGACAACTGACACTTGGACCTCTTCAAACACAGAGAGTTATATGGCTCTAACTTCCCACCACATTTCTAacgattttgaattaaaatcaattttacttgaGTGTTCTGTCATCAGATCTTCTCATACAAGTGTAAACTTGGCGGTAGAAAtagacaaaattgtaaaaaaatttcaccTTGAAGGCAAAATCATGATCATTGTCTCTGACAATGCCAGTAATATTGTAGGGGCTATAACTaatgaactaaaactaaaacacttcGGATGTTTCGcccatacaattaatttaattttgcaggaTGCATTGAAGGTTTGTCAGAGCTTAACAGATCGCATAAAAGCTATA TGGCTtttaatcaataaagaaattcCAGTGCTCACCGAAGATGAATGGAAGACTTGCTCCGAATTGGTAATGGTTCTGGAACCATTTGAAGAAGTAACCAGAAATATCTCTGGGGAAAATTACCTTACAGCTAGCCAAGTGATTGGATTTATCAATGGACTAGTTTCTGTCTGCAATAAAATGAGAAAAGAAACCCTAAGCGAAGTCTCCAAACGTGTAGTTGATGAATTGCTCAAAGGACTAAAAACCAGATTTTCTAACATTGAAAACAGCAAGACTATAGCTTTGGCGACGTTGTTAGATCCACGTTTCAAGCTTGCAGTATTTTCAGATGAAAAATCAGCTGGATCcataaaaacctactgcactgagctCATGTCAGCCATATGGAGCAAGAAGACAAGCACTTCTGTGACGTCTGTCAGTGGAAGTCAGGAAAAAGACGATGGAAATCAGCCTCTTACAAAACAGGCAAAGTTTTCTATCTGGGCAGACCTTGATAAGATGATAGCATCCAAGAAACCGTCAG GTTCAAAGACATCTGCTGCAATTGTTGAAATGAACCGTTATTTAGACGAGGAATGCATCGGACGCTCAGAAAACCCACTACTGTGGTGGAaacaaaatgaagttttttacCCTCTGTTgtcacaagttgtaaaaaaaacatttttgtgcagTGGCAACATCGGTCCCCT ACCTGTCCTGCCAGCTAATCTTCCGTCCACTATGGCCAAGGTCAGTGTCACCGCCGCCGCCGTGAACTACCCAGTC GTCAAAAAAGACAGCGACTACTTGCTTTCGCTCAAGGAATGCGTCACGTATGGTTGTCTCAAGGGAAACCATGAGGTCCAACGTCGATCGTCCTTGGCGAAAGCCGCATTGCTCTCTCGAAAGGAGATTGTTCTTTTCGAGGAACCAGATTAA